Proteins from a genomic interval of Lacticaseibacillus pabuli:
- a CDS encoding LPXTG cell wall anchor domain-containing protein, with the protein MNNTRKVTGQVIQQCTGLALTIAAGMIFGAKQILPVAAADSTTVVTTQPERRFNIDAQSQLTSGTTANLETNGLPGTGLTELTTQQDMHHRHRMWDDTHPADLSDIAEPATNAPAYEVRRHRELQESRASAAQESRPVRRALPVSGGTASTSSSRAEVKPERTNTASKALPVSRQQTTTKAAPAKTQTTAAATSKQPVYVSPGAKALPQTGMGDSRATTTLGLAFALLISLLGFIGLWRRNKAV; encoded by the coding sequence ATGAACAACACGAGAAAAGTGACGGGTCAGGTGATTCAGCAGTGTACCGGTTTGGCGCTGACAATTGCGGCCGGCATGATCTTTGGGGCAAAACAGATTTTGCCGGTCGCTGCGGCAGATTCGACCACCGTTGTGACCACACAACCCGAGCGTCGGTTTAACATTGACGCTCAAAGTCAGCTGACTTCTGGTACCACCGCAAACCTTGAAACAAATGGCTTGCCGGGTACTGGATTGACAGAGTTAACCACGCAGCAGGATATGCATCACCGCCACAGGATGTGGGACGATACTCATCCTGCAGATCTGAGTGACATTGCGGAACCCGCAACCAACGCGCCAGCATATGAAGTGCGGCGGCACAGGGAACTGCAGGAATCGCGGGCGTCAGCGGCGCAGGAATCGCGGCCAGTACGACGCGCATTACCTGTTTCGGGCGGCACCGCTAGCACGTCTTCAAGTCGAGCGGAAGTTAAGCCTGAACGGACGAACACGGCAAGCAAGGCGCTGCCGGTTTCGCGTCAGCAGACCACGACCAAGGCTGCACCAGCGAAAACGCAAACCACGGCAGCCGCAACTAGCAAGCAACCCGTTTACGTCAGCCCAGGCGCAAAGGCACTACCACAGACGGGGATGGGTGATAGTCGCGCAACGACGACGTTAGGGTTGGCTTTCGCGTTGCTCATTAGTCTCCTGGGTTTCATTGGTTTGTGGCGCCGCAACAAGGCGGTCTAA
- a CDS encoding patatin-like phospholipase family protein — MYKAALVLEGGALRGQYTAGVLDTFMDQRVQFETVIGVSAGALCGTNYISNQRGRTNDINVNYRHDKNYIAMRRALLRKDIINLDYLFEEHGDSWEDFDHETYDNSPMKFVVVATALMHGRAVYFDHPQGKDLVQTLKASSAMPFITAPQSTPQGLCLDGGIADSIPFEYAQLAGYDKIVVIRTRNREYRKGPDPMALDRAYEHSFGDYPEFVTAAKSRPTMYNHQADELDRLEKAGKVFVIAPKEPVTVKRLEGDTDKLSMLHATGQHEAADRMMAMRMYCESASI; from the coding sequence ATGTATAAAGCGGCATTAGTATTAGAGGGCGGCGCTCTGCGCGGACAGTATACCGCGGGGGTGCTCGACACCTTCATGGATCAGCGCGTACAGTTCGAGACCGTAATTGGCGTCTCGGCTGGGGCGTTGTGTGGCACCAACTATATTTCGAACCAGCGCGGGCGGACTAACGACATCAACGTTAACTACCGGCATGATAAGAACTATATTGCAATGCGCCGGGCGTTATTACGCAAAGATATTATTAACCTCGATTACTTATTTGAGGAACACGGGGACTCATGGGAAGACTTTGACCACGAGACCTACGACAATTCACCGATGAAGTTTGTCGTGGTGGCGACAGCACTCATGCATGGGCGGGCCGTTTACTTTGACCATCCGCAGGGCAAGGACCTGGTTCAAACCCTGAAGGCATCTTCTGCCATGCCGTTCATCACCGCGCCACAAAGCACGCCACAGGGGCTTTGCCTTGATGGCGGGATTGCGGACTCCATCCCGTTTGAATACGCGCAGCTGGCTGGCTACGACAAAATCGTGGTCATCCGCACGCGTAATCGTGAATACCGGAAGGGGCCGGATCCAATGGCACTGGACAGGGCGTACGAGCACTCATTTGGCGACTATCCTGAGTTCGTGACTGCCGCCAAGTCCCGGCCGACGATGTACAACCACCAGGCCGATGAACTCGACCGGCTGGAAAAGGCTGGCAAGGTGTTCGTCATTGCCCCTAAGGAACCTGTTACCGTGAAGCGTCTGGAGGGTGACACCGACAAGCTGTCGATGTTGCACGCAACGGGGCAGCACGAGGCCGCCGACCGGATGATGGCGATGCGGATGTACTGTGAGTCAGCATCAATTTAA